In a genomic window of Bordetella petrii:
- a CDS encoding acyl-CoA dehydrogenase family protein, producing MKYIAQKSEHREDRMDFEPTEDQVLLRQAISRLVKAECPSEKVRRWDREGIFPEDVYAAMAGAGFVSMVVPAEYGGLGSPMSDCIILYEEVARPAVDFATRIALQAWGSMILADFASEELKRDILPRVATGELKLSFSLTEPSSGSDAASLATSARRSGDDWLLRGQKLFSSGAHAPDNMIIVAARTATGKSRHEGISLFLVPNDLPGLHIQRLDVIGRRILGLTEIFFDDVRIPSRYLIGADGSGWEYVGRHLERERITLAANYIGSASSAVDDAVAYAKERRQFGKPIGKFQSIAHRLADMATELEVGRWITAMAAWRYDNGLPCRKEASMAKLYVSEMLQRVTASGMQILGGHAYTADHDMQRYWRDARNATVGGGTSEIQRQLIARDLGL from the coding sequence TTGAAATACATCGCACAAAAATCTGAACATCGAGAAGACAGAATGGATTTCGAACCAACCGAAGATCAAGTCCTGCTGCGACAGGCGATCTCGCGTCTTGTGAAGGCCGAGTGCCCTTCTGAAAAGGTTCGCCGCTGGGACAGGGAAGGCATTTTCCCCGAGGACGTCTATGCCGCGATGGCCGGTGCGGGCTTTGTATCGATGGTGGTGCCCGCCGAGTATGGCGGACTGGGCAGTCCCATGTCGGATTGCATCATCCTGTACGAGGAAGTCGCCCGGCCTGCCGTCGACTTCGCCACCCGAATCGCTCTGCAGGCCTGGGGATCGATGATTCTGGCGGATTTCGCCAGCGAGGAGCTCAAGCGGGACATCCTGCCGCGCGTGGCAACAGGCGAGCTCAAGCTCTCTTTCAGCCTGACGGAGCCGAGCTCGGGATCGGATGCCGCTTCGCTGGCCACCAGTGCGCGCCGCAGCGGCGACGATTGGCTGCTGCGCGGCCAGAAGCTGTTTTCCAGCGGTGCGCATGCGCCGGACAACATGATCATCGTTGCCGCACGCACGGCCACGGGGAAAAGCCGTCACGAAGGGATATCGCTGTTCCTGGTGCCCAATGATCTTCCAGGCCTGCACATTCAGCGTCTGGACGTGATCGGCCGCCGTATCCTGGGGCTGACGGAAATCTTTTTCGATGACGTGAGAATTCCTTCGCGCTATCTGATCGGCGCGGACGGCAGCGGCTGGGAATATGTCGGCCGTCATCTCGAGCGGGAACGCATCACGCTGGCGGCCAACTATATCGGCAGTGCAAGCAGCGCAGTGGATGATGCGGTGGCCTACGCCAAAGAGCGCCGGCAATTCGGCAAGCCCATCGGAAAATTTCAATCGATCGCCCATCGGCTCGCGGACATGGCAACGGAGCTGGAGGTCGGCAGATGGATCACCGCGATGGCTGCCTGGCGCTACGACAACGGTCTGCCGTGCCGCAAGGAAGCCAGCATGGCCAAACTCTATGTCTCGGAGATGCTGCAACGCGTAACGGCTAGCGGCATGCAGATTCTCGGCGGGCACGCCTACACCGCCGATCACGATATGCAACGTTATTGGCGCGACGCCCGCAACGCGACGGTAGGCGGCGGCACATCGGAAATACAGCGCCAGCTCATCGCGAGAGACCTGGGGCTATGA
- a CDS encoding acetate--CoA ligase family protein, with product MSSLSGFVADRQRLFGQKEMRRLIDPSSVAVVGASDTPGSFGRHTLENIRVGYQGRLYAVNPKYRSVAGVPCYASLEDLPEVPDCVIVAVPNDAVLPLVEQAAMCGVGGVIVFSSGFAEVGDIEKVRIQHRMATIAAETGMRIIGPNCVGIVNSNSMAALTFMPKFNEMCWARGDIGLISQSGALGYCVLQGMERWIGFSHYLSPGNSCDVDVCDMINYLVDDESTKVIACMFEGVRDGARLLRAARRALEADKPLLIYKMATSAISRRTALSHTGTMAGSEQAYAAAFERTGVVVVDDWEAMLETAVFFSKAGRPKASGVGVIASSGGAAVMAADKAENLNVPLPAPAPGTADILKAVIPDFGAVDNPCDLTAESLKSLDLYGECIRAFANDPSYAVVVVPMMSAHRPATVERARFISQLAETVNKPICIVWINEWLNGPGSEIYDSSPRLSMFRSMRRCISAVRAWLTHYQRRDTLLRQPSRSPGRPPAGRIGPAHAARSRTLSESESKRLLVAFGVPVTRERLADGVDAAVLAATEIGFPVALKLDSADIPHKTEAGVIRLGLRDEAEVQSAAEALQKIGAAFPHRPVINGILVQEMAKAGTEFMVGMRRDPQFGSLVLCGFGGVDVELVRDVAVQLAPVDREQARDLILSLKRAPILTGYRNRPALDLEALIDVVCRVSDLAIDMQGIVEIDINPFILHEHGGVAVDALIVSTDREKI from the coding sequence ATGAGTTCATTGTCTGGGTTCGTCGCCGACCGGCAGCGGTTGTTCGGCCAGAAAGAGATGCGGCGGCTGATCGATCCTTCGAGCGTCGCCGTCGTCGGCGCTTCGGACACGCCCGGGTCGTTCGGCCGCCATACGTTGGAGAACATCCGCGTCGGCTATCAAGGACGCCTGTACGCGGTCAACCCCAAGTATCGGAGCGTCGCGGGTGTCCCCTGCTATGCCTCGCTGGAGGATCTGCCGGAAGTGCCGGACTGCGTCATCGTGGCGGTGCCCAATGACGCGGTGTTGCCGCTGGTGGAACAGGCCGCGATGTGCGGGGTGGGTGGGGTGATCGTATTCTCCTCCGGCTTTGCGGAAGTCGGCGATATCGAGAAGGTCCGGATCCAGCATCGCATGGCGACCATCGCCGCTGAAACGGGAATGCGGATCATCGGTCCGAACTGCGTGGGGATTGTCAATTCGAACAGCATGGCCGCCTTGACGTTCATGCCCAAGTTCAATGAGATGTGCTGGGCGCGTGGCGACATCGGCCTGATCTCCCAGAGCGGCGCGCTGGGATATTGCGTGCTGCAGGGCATGGAGCGCTGGATAGGGTTTTCTCATTACCTGTCGCCGGGCAACTCGTGCGACGTCGACGTCTGCGACATGATCAATTATCTGGTCGACGACGAATCGACCAAGGTGATCGCCTGCATGTTTGAAGGCGTGAGAGACGGTGCGCGGCTGTTGCGGGCGGCGCGGCGCGCGCTCGAGGCGGACAAGCCTCTCTTGATATACAAAATGGCGACGAGCGCCATCAGCCGGCGCACTGCGCTTTCTCATACGGGAACCATGGCCGGGTCGGAGCAGGCCTATGCAGCCGCCTTCGAGCGTACGGGGGTGGTGGTCGTAGACGACTGGGAAGCCATGCTGGAAACGGCCGTGTTCTTTTCCAAGGCGGGCCGGCCGAAGGCATCCGGGGTAGGCGTGATCGCCAGCTCTGGCGGCGCGGCCGTGATGGCTGCCGACAAGGCGGAAAATCTGAACGTTCCCCTGCCGGCACCCGCGCCGGGAACCGCCGATATCTTGAAGGCTGTCATCCCGGATTTCGGCGCAGTCGACAATCCATGCGATTTGACCGCGGAGTCCTTGAAAAGCCTGGATCTCTATGGCGAATGCATACGCGCGTTCGCGAATGACCCGAGCTATGCCGTGGTGGTGGTTCCGATGATGTCGGCGCACCGTCCAGCGACGGTGGAACGCGCCCGATTTATTTCGCAATTGGCGGAAACGGTGAATAAGCCGATCTGCATCGTGTGGATCAATGAGTGGCTGAATGGCCCGGGTAGCGAAATCTATGATTCCTCGCCGCGTCTATCGATGTTTCGATCGATGCGGCGCTGCATCAGTGCGGTGAGAGCCTGGCTGACGCACTACCAGCGCCGCGACACCTTGCTGCGGCAACCATCCCGATCGCCCGGGCGGCCGCCGGCCGGCCGCATTGGGCCGGCGCATGCCGCGCGCAGCCGTACTTTGAGCGAAAGCGAATCCAAACGCCTGTTGGTGGCTTTCGGCGTGCCGGTGACCCGGGAGAGGTTGGCGGACGGAGTTGATGCCGCCGTACTGGCGGCTACGGAAATCGGTTTTCCTGTCGCCTTGAAGCTGGACTCCGCCGACATTCCGCACAAGACAGAGGCGGGTGTCATCCGGCTCGGCCTGCGCGACGAGGCAGAAGTGCAGTCGGCTGCCGAAGCGCTGCAAAAGATCGGCGCGGCCTTTCCCCACCGCCCGGTCATCAACGGCATTCTGGTACAGGAGATGGCAAAGGCGGGCACGGAATTCATGGTGGGCATGCGCCGCGACCCGCAGTTCGGCTCGCTCGTGCTGTGCGGCTTCGGGGGCGTAGATGTCGAGCTCGTGCGCGATGTCGCCGTTCAGTTGGCGCCGGTCGATCGCGAACAGGCGCGCGATCTGATTCTGTCGCTGAAAAGAGCACCGATTCTGACAGGGTACCGGAATCGGCCCGCCCTGGACCTGGAAGCGCTGATCGACGTAGTCTGCCGGGTTTCCGATCTGGCGATAGACATGCAAGGCATCGTCGAGATCGATATCAATCCTTTCATATTGCATGAGCATGGCGGCGTAGCCGTCGATGCACTGATCGTTTCCACAGACCGGGAAAAAATATGA
- a CDS encoding NAD(P)H-dependent flavin oxidoreductase, whose translation MTPHSTTSESVRRFETAATRTLGIRYPIVQGGLARIARAELAGAVSAAGGLGQLAAAGLGTPELLRAEIRKVRRLTEAPFGVNFPVGHMPIDVLIDVVLEEKVAVVSFTGGNPKPYIRRMEGSGIGILVLVAGPEQAIKAEQAGADIIATVGFEGGGHIGRSDLTTMVAVPLVKRAVGIPVLAGGGIADGSGLAAALALGADGVEVGTRFIAVKEAYAHEGYKAAVVQTKSDDTVVIKRSLGTPGRALSNRWTERILAAEAQGKPRDEVLALVRADANERAVRDGDMETGLAWLGQSAAIASDIPGAGALVERMAAEARDILRGLAQTMT comes from the coding sequence ATGACACCGCACTCAACGACGTCAGAATCCGTGCGGCGTTTTGAAACGGCCGCGACGCGAACGCTGGGCATCCGCTACCCCATTGTCCAGGGAGGCCTTGCGCGCATTGCGCGGGCGGAGTTGGCGGGGGCCGTATCCGCCGCCGGCGGCTTGGGGCAATTGGCGGCGGCGGGGCTGGGGACGCCCGAATTGTTGCGCGCCGAGATACGGAAAGTCCGGCGGCTTACCGAAGCGCCTTTCGGCGTCAATTTTCCCGTGGGGCATATGCCGATCGACGTGCTGATCGACGTGGTCCTCGAGGAGAAAGTGGCGGTGGTCTCGTTCACCGGCGGCAACCCAAAGCCATATATCCGGCGGATGGAGGGATCCGGCATCGGTATCCTGGTGCTCGTGGCTGGACCGGAACAGGCGATCAAGGCGGAGCAGGCGGGGGCCGACATCATTGCGACGGTGGGTTTTGAGGGCGGCGGACACATAGGCCGGAGCGATCTCACGACCATGGTCGCGGTGCCGCTGGTCAAGCGCGCCGTCGGCATTCCGGTTCTGGCCGGAGGGGGGATCGCGGACGGAAGCGGGCTGGCCGCCGCGCTGGCGCTGGGGGCCGACGGCGTAGAAGTGGGAACGCGCTTTATCGCCGTGAAAGAAGCCTATGCCCACGAGGGGTATAAGGCGGCGGTCGTGCAGACAAAAAGCGACGACACCGTTGTCATAAAACGGTCGCTCGGCACGCCGGGCCGCGCGCTGTCGAACCGCTGGACCGAACGCATTCTTGCCGCGGAGGCACAGGGAAAGCCGCGAGACGAGGTGCTGGCTCTGGTCCGGGCCGACGCGAACGAGCGGGCCGTGCGCGACGGCGACATGGAAACCGGCCTGGCATGGTTGGGGCAGTCGGCTGCTATTGCGTCCGATATCCCCGGCGCGGGCGCGCTTGTGGAGCGCATGGCGGCGGAAGCCAGAGACATTCTGAGAGGGTTGGCGCAGACCATGACATAA
- a CDS encoding TRAP transporter small permease, whose amino-acid sequence MLDWLTRAATTLAAIGLFCMMVMVVLDIVLKYVLHQPIPGTLEMVSFYFMAVCAFLPFAYVQKTEHHIVMTLATDLMPPNVQRVLIAVGYLVGAAYLAVMTWASAGEALRMTLIGEATGATHFDVLIWPGRWCVPAGAGLMACWMILQAAKAFSKENDHV is encoded by the coding sequence GTGCTGGACTGGCTGACCCGCGCGGCCACGACGCTGGCCGCCATCGGGCTGTTCTGCATGATGGTGATGGTCGTGCTGGACATCGTCCTGAAGTATGTGCTGCACCAGCCCATTCCGGGGACACTGGAAATGGTGTCGTTCTATTTCATGGCGGTATGTGCGTTTCTTCCATTCGCCTATGTCCAGAAAACGGAACATCACATCGTCATGACGCTCGCGACCGATCTCATGCCGCCGAATGTCCAGCGCGTTCTGATCGCCGTGGGTTATCTGGTCGGTGCCGCCTACTTGGCGGTGATGACCTGGGCCTCGGCCGGCGAGGCCCTGCGCATGACGCTCATCGGCGAAGCCACGGGCGCCACGCATTTCGACGTGCTGATCTGGCCGGGGCGCTGGTGCGTTCCGGCGGGTGCCGGATTGATGGCTTGCTGGATGATATTGCAGGCAGCCAAGGCCTTCTCGAAGGAAAACGATCATGTTTGA
- a CDS encoding TRAP transporter large permease gives MFDMSPVAIGFSGLIILVVLMALRVPVGIALGLVSVGGITVLRGWGAAVAALAGLPFEFVAHWSLSAVPMFLLMGAVAYHSGMTHGLFSAAKKWLGFLPGGLAVATNFASAGFAAVSGSSLATAAAMGRIAIPEMLKARYDPGLAAGVVAASGTLGSLIPPSILFVLYGVFTEQPIGKLLIAGLLPGLLTAFVYASMIIGRCAVNPRLAPVPAERYGLAERLAELRSIWPVPLLILAVVGALYSGFATTTEAAAFGAFMAYVIALAQRRLNWRSFKESLLETLTSTASIFFVAVGAILLTRFLALSGVPSYLAGLMGDWALDPILVVLGASLIYLFLGMFLDPVGLMLITLPVLMPMFRALDLDLIWIGVLVVKYLEIGLLTPPVGLNAYVVSGVVGKAVPLSTIFRGLLWFVAAEAVIVALLIGFPQISLYLPSLMDY, from the coding sequence ATGTTTGATATGAGCCCCGTGGCGATCGGGTTCTCCGGCCTGATCATCCTGGTTGTCCTCATGGCGCTGCGGGTGCCGGTGGGCATTGCGCTCGGCCTGGTCTCGGTGGGAGGCATCACTGTTCTGCGCGGCTGGGGCGCGGCAGTTGCCGCGCTGGCGGGCCTGCCGTTCGAGTTCGTGGCGCATTGGTCGCTTTCCGCCGTGCCCATGTTCCTGCTCATGGGGGCGGTTGCCTATCACAGCGGGATGACACATGGATTGTTCAGCGCCGCCAAGAAATGGCTGGGCTTTCTGCCCGGGGGCCTGGCCGTGGCGACCAATTTCGCCAGCGCCGGATTTGCCGCCGTGTCCGGTTCCAGCCTGGCGACGGCGGCTGCCATGGGCCGTATCGCTATTCCGGAAATGCTCAAGGCCCGCTATGACCCGGGCCTGGCCGCGGGCGTCGTGGCGGCGAGCGGGACACTGGGTTCTCTTATCCCGCCGAGCATACTGTTTGTGCTTTACGGCGTCTTCACCGAACAGCCGATCGGCAAGCTGCTGATTGCGGGATTGCTTCCGGGATTGCTGACGGCCTTCGTGTATGCCTCGATGATCATCGGCCGGTGTGCGGTCAACCCGCGGCTGGCGCCGGTTCCCGCGGAGCGCTATGGCCTGGCTGAGCGCCTTGCAGAATTGCGCTCGATCTGGCCTGTGCCGCTTCTGATTCTTGCCGTGGTCGGGGCCTTGTACAGCGGCTTTGCCACCACCACAGAAGCCGCCGCGTTTGGGGCGTTCATGGCCTACGTCATCGCCCTCGCGCAGCGCCGGCTGAATTGGCGGTCTTTCAAGGAAAGTCTTCTGGAAACGCTGACGAGCACGGCTTCGATCTTCTTTGTCGCCGTGGGAGCGATTCTGCTGACTCGCTTCCTGGCATTGAGCGGCGTGCCGTCTTATCTGGCAGGGCTGATGGGCGACTGGGCGCTCGACCCGATACTGGTGGTGCTCGGCGCATCCTTGATCTATCTGTTCCTGGGCATGTTCCTGGATCCCGTGGGATTGATGCTGATCACGCTTCCCGTGCTGATGCCGATGTTCCGCGCCCTGGACCTGGATCTTATCTGGATCGGCGTGCTGGTGGTCAAGTACCTCGAGATCGGCTTGTTGACGCCGCCTGTCGGATTGAATGCCTATGTCGTCAGCGGCGTCGTGGGAAAGGCTGTGCCGTTGTCGACCATCTTCCGCGGCCTGCTCTGGTTTGTCGCCGCGGAGGCCGTGATTGTTGCCCTGTTGATCGGGTTTCCGCAAATCAGCTTGTATTTACCGTCCTTGATGGATTACTAG
- a CDS encoding C4-dicarboxylate TRAP transporter substrate-binding protein, with translation MKALISFLSKFSVAMVMAMPAVAQQLSYTNYLPPTHATNRYALEPLFETVKKETNGSLTFQLHAGGSMVGGKGTISAIRDSLVDGGFVVSLYHQNEIPLNTVISDMAFFAKDPLVAMGAVNETVLLDCKECLDEYRKYKIVYMGAYATTPYMLMCKKPAQGLADIKGLKMRAAGTVYGRWATRMGGVPVNIPNSEAYEALERGQLDCLIGSMSWLKTLSLWDMTKNVVDLPMGAFLGGAFISFNEDSWNSVKKEDRDVFVKHLPAAMARLAVGYAQDDMDVAKEAKSKGVQILEPKPELTQLLDAYRQDEVKNTIEAAKSRGAKNPEKVVEALLKNLEKWQTIVDKIGHDEAKYEQALRDEIYSKVTF, from the coding sequence ATGAAAGCCTTGATTTCTTTCCTGAGCAAGTTTTCCGTGGCGATGGTCATGGCCATGCCGGCGGTGGCGCAGCAACTGAGCTACACCAATTATCTTCCACCTACGCACGCTACCAATCGCTATGCGCTCGAACCGCTGTTCGAGACGGTGAAAAAAGAGACGAACGGCAGCCTCACGTTCCAGCTTCATGCGGGAGGATCCATGGTGGGGGGAAAAGGGACGATCTCGGCGATACGCGACAGCCTGGTCGACGGCGGATTCGTGGTCAGCCTGTATCACCAGAACGAGATTCCGTTGAACACAGTAATCAGCGATATGGCGTTCTTTGCCAAGGATCCATTGGTGGCCATGGGCGCGGTGAACGAGACAGTGCTGCTGGATTGCAAAGAGTGCCTGGACGAGTATCGCAAGTACAAGATCGTCTATATGGGCGCCTATGCGACGACCCCTTATATGCTGATGTGCAAGAAGCCGGCGCAGGGCTTGGCGGATATCAAGGGGCTGAAGATGCGTGCCGCCGGAACCGTATACGGAAGATGGGCGACCCGCATGGGAGGGGTGCCGGTCAATATCCCGAACTCGGAAGCCTATGAAGCGCTCGAGCGCGGCCAGCTCGACTGCCTGATCGGCTCTATGAGCTGGCTGAAGACCCTGTCTTTGTGGGACATGACCAAGAATGTGGTCGATCTTCCCATGGGGGCTTTCCTGGGAGGCGCCTTCATTTCCTTCAATGAAGACAGTTGGAACAGCGTCAAGAAAGAAGACCGGGATGTGTTCGTGAAGCATCTGCCCGCGGCGATGGCGCGGCTGGCCGTGGGCTACGCCCAGGACGATATGGATGTCGCGAAAGAGGCCAAGAGCAAAGGCGTGCAGATCCTGGAACCGAAACCGGAACTCACCCAATTGCTCGATGCCTATCGTCAAGACGAGGTGAAAAACACGATCGAAGCGGCGAAGTCGCGGGGTGCGAAGAATCCCGAGAAAGTGGTCGAGGCGCTGCTCAAGAACCTGGAGAAATGGCAGACGATCGTCGACAAGATCGGCCATGACGAAGCCAAGTACGAGCAAGCGCTTCGCGATGAGATCTATTCCAAGGTGACGTTCTGA
- a CDS encoding CaiB/BaiF CoA transferase family protein, with protein MNASIAAKPYSGLKVLDLSQGIAGPYCAEILLQHGADVVKVESMDGDWGRQIGYARDGMSAIAIAYNLGKRSICIDGAKPDGRSLLRRLALDADIVIEGFRPGVMARLGLARSDLVRERPDQIYVSVSAFGPDGPYANRPGTDSTMQAVTGLMVANRDDAGNPRKIGILLVDVASGVYAAQAVGAALYQRAMSGKGQHIQLSLMEVGAALQSNAMVDEFMRQGSPTRPLTVPGGTYATWDGYINVTALHDRMFEGICRVIGKPEWPGDPRYARAEARWENSKTINAVLNEAFGKEPSAHWLRLLSEQGVVCGPISDYRDFLDDPQARHCGIFRTISQQGMPPLPVPRLPGLSAPVSSESAPRAGENTRAILADLGLDSAEIDRLFRQGIVAWPGMPVP; from the coding sequence ATGAATGCATCAATAGCTGCCAAGCCCTACTCGGGACTGAAAGTACTGGATTTGAGCCAGGGCATTGCCGGGCCGTACTGTGCGGAGATTCTGCTTCAGCACGGCGCGGACGTCGTCAAGGTCGAGTCGATGGACGGGGACTGGGGGCGCCAGATCGGCTACGCGCGCGACGGCATGAGCGCCATTGCGATTGCCTATAACCTCGGCAAGCGTTCGATTTGCATCGACGGGGCGAAGCCGGACGGACGGTCGCTGCTGCGCCGATTGGCATTGGACGCCGATATCGTCATTGAAGGCTTTCGGCCCGGTGTCATGGCTCGCTTGGGGCTTGCCAGGTCCGATCTCGTCCGCGAGCGGCCGGATCAGATTTATGTATCGGTCTCCGCATTCGGCCCCGACGGGCCCTACGCTAATCGTCCAGGCACCGATTCCACAATGCAGGCGGTGACGGGGTTGATGGTGGCGAACCGCGATGATGCCGGCAACCCGCGCAAGATCGGGATTCTGCTCGTGGATGTCGCGTCGGGCGTCTATGCCGCGCAGGCAGTCGGCGCGGCGTTGTACCAGCGAGCCATGAGCGGAAAAGGCCAGCACATACAGTTGTCGTTGATGGAGGTCGGCGCGGCGCTGCAGAGCAACGCTATGGTCGACGAATTCATGAGACAGGGAAGTCCGACCCGGCCCTTGACGGTTCCGGGGGGAACCTATGCCACGTGGGACGGGTATATCAACGTTACCGCCTTGCATGATCGCATGTTCGAGGGAATTTGCCGGGTCATCGGGAAACCGGAATGGCCGGGCGATCCCCGTTATGCCCGCGCGGAGGCCCGCTGGGAAAATTCGAAGACCATCAATGCCGTGCTGAACGAGGCGTTCGGCAAAGAGCCTTCCGCCCATTGGCTGCGCTTACTGAGCGAGCAGGGAGTCGTGTGCGGTCCGATCAGCGATTACCGGGATTTTCTCGATGATCCGCAGGCGCGCCATTGCGGCATCTTCCGGACGATTTCCCAGCAAGGCATGCCTCCGCTTCCCGTGCCTCGGTTGCCGGGCCTCTCTGCGCCAGTTTCGTCCGAGTCCGCGCCGAGGGCCGGCGAGAATACGCGCGCTATCTTGGCCGATCTCGGATTGGACAGCGCCGAGATCGACCGGCTGTTCAGGCAAGGCATCGTCGCCTGGCCCGGAATGCCGGTTCCCTGA
- a CDS encoding CaiB/BaiF CoA transferase family protein — MEKTNSPAGVLSGVRVLDFSTLLPGPYATQLLLEAGAEVMKIERVDGGDELRSAEQRFGRSSLNFALLNGGKRSIAVNLKDEAERARLLPLLKDADILVEQFRPGVMDRLGLGYEKLKSINPRLIYCSITGYGQDGPLSHVAGHDLTYMAETGLLSLTKGADGAPALPPVLVGDIGGGTLPAVINMLLALRRRDQTGEGCHIDVSITDNLMAFPYNATASGVGFGKWPQPGQERLTGGTPRYQIYRASDGKYLAAAPLEQRFWKVFCETIGLDEAWRDDKQDPAATRQAVAARIAAHSSDFWRDAFDGKDACTVVVRSIEEAAAHSHFLARGLLDRTISADGLTVPLPRAPLASPFLRAVPDQAPPELGEANDLLPA; from the coding sequence ATGGAAAAAACAAACTCTCCCGCGGGCGTGCTGTCCGGTGTTCGCGTGCTGGATTTCAGTACGCTGCTTCCCGGCCCTTACGCGACTCAACTGCTGCTGGAGGCAGGCGCCGAAGTCATGAAAATCGAGCGCGTGGACGGTGGCGACGAATTGCGGTCGGCGGAGCAACGATTCGGTCGATCGAGTTTGAACTTCGCATTGCTGAACGGCGGCAAGCGCAGCATCGCCGTGAACCTGAAAGACGAGGCTGAGCGCGCGCGCCTGCTGCCCTTGCTGAAGGATGCGGATATTCTGGTGGAACAGTTCCGTCCCGGCGTCATGGATCGATTGGGGCTGGGATACGAGAAGCTGAAAAGCATCAATCCCCGGTTGATATATTGCTCGATCACGGGCTATGGGCAGGATGGGCCGCTTTCCCATGTGGCGGGCCATGACTTGACGTACATGGCGGAGACCGGACTGCTTTCGCTGACCAAAGGCGCGGACGGCGCTCCCGCCTTGCCGCCGGTACTGGTGGGGGATATAGGCGGCGGGACGCTGCCGGCAGTGATCAATATGCTGCTGGCGTTGCGTCGGCGCGATCAGACAGGCGAGGGATGTCATATTGATGTTTCGATCACCGATAATCTGATGGCTTTTCCCTACAATGCCACGGCAAGCGGCGTCGGATTCGGAAAGTGGCCCCAACCGGGGCAGGAACGCCTTACCGGCGGCACGCCCCGTTATCAGATCTACCGTGCCTCGGACGGAAAATATCTGGCCGCGGCGCCCCTTGAGCAGCGTTTCTGGAAGGTATTCTGCGAAACCATAGGGCTAGACGAGGCATGGCGCGACGACAAACAAGATCCGGCGGCCACCCGGCAAGCTGTCGCTGCGCGGATTGCGGCGCATAGCAGTGATTTCTGGCGCGACGCTTTCGACGGCAAAGACGCCTGCACCGTCGTGGTCCGCTCGATAGAAGAGGCCGCCGCGCATTCGCACTTTCTCGCCCGCGGCTTGCTCGACAGAACGATCAGCGCGGACGGCTTGACTGTACCGCTGCCTCGCGCGCCGCTGGCTTCGCCGTTCTTGCGAGCCGTGCCAGACCAGGCGCCTCCGGAACTCGGCGAAGCGAACGATCTGTTGCCGGCCTGA
- a CDS encoding enoyl-CoA hydratase/isomerase family protein — protein MIDMSRDGAVVLLRLNDPERRNALSMPLRLALLDTLREIEADTTVRAVVLTGSDKFFCPGGDVTAMGEQPKIEALDRMRVLHEIVRLMAYSSKPLIAAVEGWAVGGGFSLAMLCDTVVAGRSARFKAGFGEIGMAPDTGILFTLPRRVGIGPARQILLYNDVMDCEQARALGVVDHVVETGGAVEQARSLALRLAQKPPLPIALTRSVLNAGLDDILLREREIQTMLFSSSDHLEGRAAFFEKRPAVFHGN, from the coding sequence ATGATTGATATGTCGAGAGACGGAGCCGTCGTCCTGCTGCGCCTGAACGATCCCGAACGCCGAAATGCCCTGTCAATGCCGCTGAGACTCGCCTTGCTGGATACTTTGCGCGAGATCGAGGCGGATACCACGGTGCGCGCGGTCGTCCTGACCGGCAGCGATAAATTCTTCTGCCCTGGCGGCGATGTGACCGCCATGGGCGAGCAGCCGAAAATCGAGGCGCTCGACAGAATGCGCGTACTTCATGAAATCGTCCGATTGATGGCATACAGCAGCAAGCCTTTGATTGCGGCCGTCGAAGGCTGGGCGGTCGGCGGAGGCTTCTCTCTGGCCATGCTCTGCGATACGGTTGTCGCCGGTCGCAGCGCCCGCTTCAAGGCCGGGTTCGGCGAGATCGGCATGGCCCCCGATACCGGCATTCTGTTCACGCTTCCGCGGCGCGTAGGGATCGGTCCAGCCAGGCAGATCCTGCTCTACAACGACGTGATGGATTGCGAACAGGCCCGAGCGCTGGGCGTCGTCGACCATGTCGTGGAAACCGGCGGCGCAGTGGAGCAGGCACGGTCCCTGGCGCTGCGGCTGGCGCAAAAGCCGCCGCTTCCTATCGCCTTGACGCGCTCCGTTCTGAACGCGGGGCTGGACGACATACTCCTCAGAGAGCGCGAGATCCAGACGATGCTCTTCAGTTCCTCTGATCATCTCGAAGGCCGGGCGGCATTCTTCGAGAAGCGGCCCGCCGTCTTCCACGGAAACTGA